The Pyrus communis chromosome 9, drPyrComm1.1, whole genome shotgun sequence genome has a segment encoding these proteins:
- the LOC137745729 gene encoding non-specific lipid-transfer protein 3-like, translating into MASSGQLLKLACLVVVMFCMVACVPKADAAMTCGQVVSDLTPCISYVRAGGALAPACCNGVRTLFTLAQTTPDRQSVCNCLKQAINGIPYTNTNAGLAAGLPAKCGVNIPYKISPSTDCKSVK; encoded by the exons ATGGCTAGCTCCGGACAGCTCCTTAAGCTTGCAtgtttggtggtggtgatgttCTGCATGGTGGCTTGTGTCCCCAAGGCCGATGCAGCTATGACATGCGGTCAGGTAGTGAGTGACCTGACTCCATGCATTTCCTACGTGAGGGCCGGCGGGGCATTGGCCCCCGCTTGTTGCAACGGGGTCAGGACCCTCTTCACCCTGGCTCAAACCACCCCTGACCGCCAAAGTGTCTGCAACTGCTTGAAGCAAGCAATCAATGGCATCCCTTACACCAATACCAACGCTGGCCTTGCTGCTGGCCTTCCTGCCAAGTGTGGTGTCAACATTCCGTACAAGATCAGCCCCTCTACTGACTGCAAAAG TGTGAAGTGA